A region from the Pseudomonas cucumis genome encodes:
- a CDS encoding HPP family protein, with protein sequence MFARWLPAAINTRPSEWSRAAIGMALGTMFSVWLCGKVFGIDVALHLIGPLGASAVLLFAVSSGALAQPWSILGGYLCAGVVSLLVAHVLGRTLGSACLAAGMALILMCWLRCLHPPAGALALLMVVADPATIALEWKALGPVMLSASTMLLSALAYNNLTRIRYPKRPAEPAPMMPAPDSQAITAADLKLALADMEAFYDITPEDLEQLIHASELHARRRSIGDVFSSKG encoded by the coding sequence ATGTTTGCTCGCTGGTTACCTGCCGCCATCAATACCCGTCCTTCAGAATGGAGCCGCGCCGCTATCGGCATGGCCTTGGGGACGATGTTCAGCGTCTGGCTCTGCGGCAAGGTGTTCGGCATCGACGTGGCGCTGCATCTGATCGGCCCGCTGGGCGCCTCGGCGGTGCTGTTGTTCGCCGTGTCCTCGGGCGCGCTTGCCCAGCCGTGGTCGATTCTTGGCGGTTACCTCTGCGCGGGAGTGGTCTCACTGCTGGTCGCTCACGTACTCGGACGCACCCTCGGCAGCGCGTGCCTTGCGGCGGGCATGGCACTGATTCTGATGTGCTGGTTGCGTTGCCTGCACCCACCGGCCGGTGCCTTGGCGTTGCTTATGGTGGTGGCAGACCCGGCGACCATCGCCCTGGAGTGGAAAGCCCTCGGCCCGGTGATGCTCAGTGCCTCGACGATGCTGCTCAGCGCACTGGCGTACAACAACCTGACGCGCATTCGTTACCCAAAACGTCCCGCTGAACCGGCGCCGATGATGCCCGCCCCTGACAGCCAGGCGATCACTGCCGCGGATCTGAAACTGGCCCTCGCCGACATGGAGGCCTTCTACGACATCACCCCCGAAGACCTCGAACAACTGATCCATGCCAGTGAATTGCATGCCAGGCGCCGTAGCATCGGGGATGTATTTTCCAGCAAGGGTTGA
- a CDS encoding enoyl-CoA hydratase/isomerase family protein has protein sequence MTAQVSSPTTQPMDATQNEVLAEVRNHIGHLTLNRPAGLNAITLDMVRSLQQQLDAWAQDPQVHAVVLRGAGEKAFCAGGDIRSLYDSFKSGDTLHEDFFVEEYALDLAIHHYRKPVLALMDGFVLGGGMGLVQGADLRVVTERSRLAMPEVAIGYFPDVGGSHFLPRTPGELGIYLGVTGVQIRAADALYCGLADWYLDSANLSTLDEQLDHLQWHDTPLKDLQGVLAKLAVQQLPVAPLAALRPAIDHFFALPDVPSMVEQLREVTVADSHEWATATADLLESRSPLAMGVTLEMLRRGRHLSLEQCFALELHLDRQWFERGDLIEGVRALLIDKDKNPRWNPPTLQALDAEHVASFFTGFDQSGS, from the coding sequence ATGACTGCTCAGGTTTCATCCCCGACAACACAGCCCATGGATGCCACGCAAAACGAAGTGTTGGCCGAGGTTCGCAATCACATTGGTCACCTGACCCTCAATCGCCCCGCCGGCCTCAACGCCATTACCCTGGACATGGTCCGCAGCCTGCAACAGCAGCTCGATGCCTGGGCACAGGATCCGCAGGTGCACGCAGTGGTATTGCGCGGCGCTGGTGAGAAAGCGTTCTGTGCCGGCGGCGATATCCGCTCGCTGTACGACAGTTTCAAAAGCGGCGACACCCTGCACGAAGACTTCTTCGTCGAGGAGTACGCCCTTGACCTCGCCATCCATCACTATCGCAAACCGGTCCTGGCCTTGATGGACGGCTTTGTGCTGGGCGGTGGCATGGGGCTGGTGCAAGGCGCCGATTTGCGGGTGGTCACCGAACGCAGCCGTCTGGCGATGCCGGAAGTGGCTATCGGTTATTTCCCAGACGTTGGTGGCAGCCACTTCCTGCCGCGCACTCCCGGTGAGCTGGGCATTTATCTCGGCGTCACTGGTGTGCAGATTCGCGCCGCCGATGCACTCTATTGCGGCCTGGCCGACTGGTATCTGGACAGCGCCAACCTGAGCACGCTGGACGAGCAACTCGATCACCTCCAATGGCACGACACGCCGCTCAAGGACCTGCAAGGCGTGCTGGCGAAACTCGCCGTGCAGCAACTGCCGGTAGCGCCCCTGGCAGCGTTGCGGCCGGCCATCGATCACTTCTTCGCCCTGCCCGATGTGCCGAGTATGGTGGAACAACTGCGTGAAGTGACCGTCGCCGACAGCCACGAGTGGGCGACGGCCACCGCCGACCTGCTGGAAAGCCGTTCACCGCTGGCCATGGGCGTGACCCTGGAAATGCTGCGACGCGGTCGGCACCTGAGCCTGGAACAGTGCTTCGCCCTCGAACTGCACCTGGATCGCCAGTGGTTCGAACGCGGCGACCTGATCGAAGGCGTGCGCGCCTTGTTGATCGACAAAGACAAGAACCCGCGCTGGAATCCGCCAACTCTGCAGGCGCTGGACGCCGAGCACGTGGCGAGTTTTTTCACCGGGTTCGACCAGAGCGGGAGCTGA
- a CDS encoding acyl-CoA dehydrogenase family protein, translating into MHDIELSEEQVMIRDMARDFARGEIAPHAQAWEKAGWIDDGLVAKMGELGLLGMVVPEEWGGTYVDYVAYALAVEEISAGDGATGALMSIHNSVGCGPVLNYGTEEQKQQWLPDLASGQAIGCFCLTEPQAGSEAHNLRTRAELRDGQWVINGAKQFVSNGKRAKLAIVFAVTDPELGKRGISAFLVPTETAGFIVDRSEHKMGIRASDTCAVTLNNCTVPEANLLGERGKGLAIALSNLEGGRIGIAAQALGIARAAFEAALAYARDRVQFDKPIIEHQSIANMLADMHTRLNAARLLILHAARLRSAGKPCLSEASQAKLFASEIAEKVCSSAIQIHGGYGYLEDYPVERYYRDARITQIYEGSSEIQRMVIARELKHYLV; encoded by the coding sequence ATGCACGATATCGAATTGAGCGAAGAACAAGTGATGATCCGCGACATGGCCCGGGATTTTGCCCGCGGCGAAATCGCGCCCCACGCACAAGCCTGGGAAAAGGCCGGCTGGATCGATGACGGTCTGGTGGCGAAGATGGGTGAACTGGGTCTGCTGGGCATGGTGGTGCCCGAGGAATGGGGCGGCACTTATGTCGACTACGTGGCCTACGCCTTGGCGGTGGAAGAGATTTCCGCCGGTGACGGCGCCACCGGTGCGCTGATGAGCATCCACAATTCCGTGGGCTGCGGGCCGGTGCTCAACTACGGCACCGAAGAACAGAAACAGCAATGGTTGCCGGACCTCGCCAGCGGCCAGGCCATCGGCTGCTTTTGCCTCACCGAACCCCAGGCCGGTTCCGAAGCCCACAACCTGCGCACCCGCGCCGAACTGCGCGACGGCCAGTGGGTAATCAATGGCGCCAAGCAATTCGTCAGCAACGGCAAACGGGCAAAACTGGCGATCGTTTTCGCGGTGACCGATCCGGAGCTGGGCAAGCGCGGCATCTCGGCGTTCCTGGTGCCGACCGAAACCGCGGGGTTCATCGTCGACCGCAGTGAACACAAGATGGGCATCCGCGCTTCCGATACCTGCGCGGTCACCCTGAATAATTGCACGGTGCCTGAAGCCAATCTGCTGGGCGAACGCGGCAAAGGCCTGGCCATCGCCCTCTCCAACCTCGAAGGCGGACGCATCGGCATCGCCGCGCAAGCCCTGGGCATCGCCCGTGCGGCGTTCGAAGCGGCGCTGGCCTATGCGCGGGATCGGGTACAGTTCGACAAGCCGATCATCGAGCACCAGAGCATCGCCAATATGCTGGCCGACATGCACACCCGACTGAACGCCGCGCGTTTGCTGATCCTGCACGCCGCAAGGTTGCGCAGTGCTGGCAAGCCGTGTCTGTCGGAGGCTTCACAGGCCAAGCTGTTTGCTTCGGAGATCGCGGAAAAGGTCTGCTCGTCGGCGATCCAGATTCATGGCGGGTATGGGTATCTGGAGGATTACCCGGTGGAGCGTTACTACCGGGATGCGCGGATCACGCAGATTTATGAAGGGTCGAGTGAGATACAGCGGATGGTGATTGCCCGGGAGTTGAAGCATTACCTGGTCTAA
- a CDS encoding enoyl-CoA hydratase: MNYETILLETHGRVGLITLNRPQALNALNAQIVSELNHALDGLEADSNIGCIVLTGSKKAFAAGADIKEMAELTYPQIYLDDLFSDSDRVANRRKPIIAAVNGFALGGGCELALMCDFILAGDNAKFGQPEINLGVLPGMGGTQRLTRAVGKAKAMEMCLSGRLIDAVEAERCGIVARIVPADELLEEALKVAALIAKKSLPIAMMVKESVNRAFEVSLSEGVRFERRVFHAAFATQDQKEGMAAFIAKREAEFQGK, from the coding sequence CTGAACTACGAAACGATTTTGCTGGAAACCCACGGCCGCGTCGGCCTGATCACCTTGAATCGTCCGCAAGCGCTGAACGCGTTGAATGCACAGATCGTCAGCGAACTGAACCACGCCCTTGATGGCCTGGAAGCCGATTCGAACATCGGTTGCATCGTGTTGACCGGCTCGAAAAAAGCCTTCGCCGCCGGTGCCGACATCAAGGAAATGGCCGAGCTGACTTACCCGCAGATCTACCTCGACGACCTGTTCAGCGACAGCGATCGCGTGGCCAACCGCCGCAAGCCTATCATTGCCGCAGTCAACGGTTTCGCCTTGGGCGGTGGTTGTGAACTGGCACTGATGTGCGACTTCATTCTGGCCGGCGACAACGCAAAATTCGGCCAACCGGAAATCAACCTCGGCGTGCTGCCGGGCATGGGCGGCACCCAGCGCCTTACCCGCGCGGTGGGCAAGGCCAAGGCCATGGAAATGTGCCTGAGCGGGCGTTTGATCGATGCGGTGGAAGCGGAGCGTTGCGGCATTGTTGCGCGCATCGTGCCAGCGGATGAGCTATTGGAAGAAGCGCTGAAAGTCGCGGCGCTGATTGCCAAGAAGTCGCTGCCGATTGCGATGATGGTCAAGGAAAGCGTCAATCGCGCCTTTGAAGTCAGCCTGTCGGAAGGCGTGCGCTTTGAGCGTCGGGTGTTCCATGCGGCGTTTGCCACGCAGGATCAGAAGGAAGGGATGGCGGCGTTTATTGCCAAGCGTGAGGCCGAGTTCCAGGGTAAGTAA
- a CDS encoding acyl-CoA dehydrogenase has translation MIPNDEQLQISDAARQFAQERLKPFAAEWDREHRFPKEAIGEMADLGFFGMLVPEQWGGCDTGYLAYAMALEEIAAGDGACSTIMSVHNSVGCVPILKFGNDDQKERFLKPLASGTMLGAFALTEPQAGSDASSLKTRARLDGDHYVLNGCKQFITSGQNAGVVIVFAVTDPSAGKRGITALIVPTDSPGYKVARVEDKLGQHASDTCQILFEDVKVPVANRLGEEGEGYKIALANLEGGRVGIASQSVGMARAAFEAARDYARERESFGKPIIEHQAVAFRLADMATQIAVARQMVHYAAALRDSGKPALVEASMAKLFASEMAEKVCSSALQTLGGYGYLNDFPLERIYRDVRVCQIYEGTSDIQRMVISRNL, from the coding sequence ATGATTCCCAATGACGAACAACTTCAGATCAGCGACGCGGCCCGGCAGTTTGCCCAGGAACGGCTGAAACCGTTCGCCGCCGAATGGGACCGCGAACATCGCTTCCCCAAGGAAGCCATTGGCGAGATGGCCGACCTGGGTTTCTTCGGCATGCTCGTGCCGGAGCAGTGGGGCGGTTGCGACACCGGCTACCTGGCCTACGCCATGGCGCTGGAAGAAATCGCTGCGGGCGACGGCGCCTGCTCGACCATCATGAGCGTGCACAACTCGGTGGGTTGCGTGCCGATCCTCAAGTTCGGCAATGACGACCAGAAAGAACGCTTCCTCAAGCCACTTGCCAGCGGCACGATGCTCGGTGCGTTTGCTCTGACCGAACCACAAGCCGGCTCCGATGCCAGCAGCTTGAAAACACGTGCCCGGTTGGATGGCGATCACTACGTGCTCAACGGCTGCAAGCAGTTCATCACCTCCGGGCAAAACGCCGGAGTGGTGATCGTGTTTGCGGTGACCGACCCGAGTGCCGGCAAGCGGGGGATCACGGCGCTAATCGTGCCGACCGATTCGCCGGGCTATAAAGTCGCGCGGGTCGAAGACAAACTCGGTCAGCACGCCTCTGACACCTGCCAGATCCTCTTCGAGGATGTGAAAGTCCCGGTGGCCAATCGACTGGGCGAGGAGGGCGAAGGCTACAAGATCGCCCTGGCCAACCTCGAAGGCGGCCGTGTCGGCATCGCCTCGCAATCGGTGGGCATGGCCCGCGCCGCGTTCGAAGCGGCCCGCGACTATGCTCGTGAACGCGAGAGCTTCGGCAAGCCGATCATCGAACACCAGGCGGTAGCCTTCCGGCTGGCGGACATGGCAACCCAGATCGCCGTCGCCCGGCAGATGGTGCATTACGCGGCGGCCTTGCGCGACAGCGGCAAACCGGCGCTGGTGGAAGCGTCCATGGCCAAGCTGTTCGCGTCGGAAATGGCCGAGAAGGTCTGCTCCTCGGCGTTGCAAACCCTCGGCGGTTACGGTTACCTGAACGACTTCCCGCTGGAGCGGATCTACCGCGACGTGCGGGTGTGCCAGATCTACGAAGGCACCAGCGACATTCAGCGCATGGTCATTTCGCGCAATCTTTGA
- a CDS encoding acetyl-CoA C-acyltransferase encodes MTLSNDPIVIVSAVRTPMGGFQGELKSLTAPQLGAAAIRAAVERAGVAPESVEEVLFGCVLSAGLGQAPARQAALGAGLDKSTRCTTLNKMCGSGMEATILAHDMLIAGSADVVVAGGMESMSNAPYLLDRARSGYRMGHGRVLDHMFLDGLEDAYDKGRLMGTFAEDCAETNGFTRESQDAFAIASTTRAQQAIKDGSFNAEIVPLTVTVGKEQVLISHDEQPPKAKLDKIASLKPAFRDGGTVTAANSSSISDGAAALVLMRRSEAEKQGLKPLAVIHGHAAFADTPGLFPVAPVGAIKKLMKKTGWSLDEVELFEVNEAFAVVSLVTMTKLEIPHEKINVHGGACALGHPIGASGARILVTLLSALRQKGLKRGVAAICIGGGEATAMAVECLY; translated from the coding sequence ATGACACTGTCCAACGATCCGATTGTTATTGTCAGCGCCGTCCGCACCCCGATGGGCGGTTTCCAGGGCGAACTGAAAAGCCTGACCGCGCCACAGCTGGGCGCCGCGGCGATTCGTGCTGCCGTCGAACGCGCCGGTGTCGCTCCTGAATCTGTAGAAGAAGTGCTGTTCGGCTGCGTACTCTCCGCCGGCCTCGGCCAGGCCCCGGCGCGGCAAGCGGCACTGGGCGCCGGGCTGGATAAATCGACCCGATGCACGACGCTGAACAAAATGTGTGGTTCGGGCATGGAAGCCACGATTCTGGCCCACGACATGCTGATCGCCGGCAGTGCCGATGTGGTGGTCGCCGGGGGCATGGAAAGCATGTCCAACGCGCCGTACCTGCTGGACCGCGCCCGCAGCGGTTACCGCATGGGCCATGGCCGGGTGCTCGATCACATGTTCCTCGATGGCCTGGAAGACGCCTACGACAAGGGCCGCCTGATGGGCACCTTTGCCGAGGATTGCGCCGAAACCAACGGTTTTACCCGCGAATCTCAGGACGCCTTTGCCATCGCTTCGACCACCCGCGCCCAACAGGCGATCAAGGACGGCAGTTTCAACGCCGAGATCGTGCCTCTCACCGTGACCGTCGGCAAAGAGCAGGTACTGATCAGCCACGACGAACAACCGCCGAAAGCCAAACTGGACAAGATCGCCTCGCTGAAACCGGCGTTCCGCGACGGCGGCACCGTGACGGCGGCGAACTCCAGCTCAATCTCCGACGGCGCGGCGGCGCTGGTGCTGATGCGCCGCTCCGAAGCAGAGAAACAAGGCCTGAAACCGTTGGCGGTGATTCATGGTCACGCTGCATTTGCCGACACGCCGGGGCTGTTCCCGGTGGCACCGGTGGGCGCAATCAAGAAGCTGATGAAGAAAACTGGCTGGTCCCTGGACGAAGTTGAGTTGTTTGAAGTCAACGAAGCCTTTGCGGTGGTCAGTCTGGTGACCATGACCAAACTGGAAATCCCCCACGAGAAGATCAACGTTCACGGCGGCGCCTGCGCCTTGGGTCACCCGATCGGTGCGTCCGGCGCACGGATCCTCGTGACCTTGCTCTCGGCCTTGCGCCAGAAAGGCCTGAAACGCGGTGTTGCAGCGATCTGCATCGGCGGCGGCGAAGCCACGGCCATGGCTGTGGAATGCCTGTACTGA
- a CDS encoding SDR family NAD(P)-dependent oxidoreductase translates to MQIENKVFLVTGGASGLGAATAEMLVAAGAKVMLVDMNAEAVAAQAARLGAQSVVADISNEAAAEAAVQATVKAFGGLNGLVNCAGIVRGEKILGKNGPHALDSFSQVINVNLIGSFNMLRLAAAAIAETEANEDGERGVIINTASVAAFDGQIGQAAYSASKGAIASLTLPAARELARFGIRVMTIAPGIFETPMMAGMTPEVRDSLAAGVPFPPRLGKPSEYAALVRHIIENSMLNGEVIRLDGALRMAAK, encoded by the coding sequence ATGCAGATCGAAAACAAGGTTTTTCTCGTCACCGGCGGTGCCTCCGGCCTCGGTGCCGCCACTGCTGAAATGCTGGTGGCCGCTGGCGCCAAAGTGATGCTGGTGGACATGAACGCCGAAGCCGTCGCGGCGCAGGCTGCACGTCTGGGCGCGCAAAGCGTGGTCGCCGACATCAGCAATGAAGCTGCGGCCGAAGCGGCGGTGCAGGCGACGGTCAAAGCGTTTGGTGGCCTCAATGGTCTGGTCAATTGCGCCGGTATCGTCCGTGGCGAAAAGATCCTCGGCAAGAACGGCCCTCATGCACTGGACAGTTTCAGCCAGGTGATCAACGTCAACCTGATCGGCAGTTTCAACATGTTGCGCCTGGCGGCGGCAGCGATTGCCGAAACCGAAGCCAACGAAGATGGCGAGCGCGGCGTGATCATCAACACCGCCTCGGTTGCGGCCTTCGACGGCCAGATCGGTCAGGCCGCGTATTCGGCGTCGAAAGGCGCGATTGCCAGCCTGACCTTGCCCGCCGCCCGTGAACTGGCGCGCTTCGGCATCCGCGTGATGACCATCGCCCCGGGCATTTTCGAAACGCCGATGATGGCCGGCATGACCCCGGAAGTACGTGATTCGCTGGCCGCTGGCGTGCCGTTTCCACCGCGCCTGGGCAAGCCGAGTGAGTACGCCGCGCTGGTCAGGCATATCATAGAAAACAGCATGCTCAACGGCGAGGTGATCCGTCTCGACGGTGCCTTGCGCATGGCCGCCAAATAA
- a CDS encoding AMP-binding protein has product MRDYLSSTSQFNYQHTVDAALTGSLSALNACVECCDRHALPGRIALFWEGRDGASATYTFSDLQDKAARFANFLLTQGVKKGDKVAGLLPRNIELLITVFATWRIGAVYQPLFTAFGPKAIEHRLNSSGAKVVVTDAVNRPKLAEVADCPTIVTVGGPKGQGIVRGDFSFWAELANYSSECEPVLLTGEDPFLLMFTSGTTGPSKALSVPLKAIVAFQSYTRDAVDLRPEDAFWNVADPGWAYGIYFGVTGPMAMGHPITFYDGPFTLESTCRVINKYGITNLTGSPTAYRLLIAGGDEFARSIKGKLRIVSSAGEPLNPEVIRWFADNLGVVIHDHYGQTELGMVLCNHHGLEHPVHVGAAGFASPGHRIVVLDDEYKELGVGQPGILAIDRTQSPMCWFGGYEGAPTKAFVGNYYLSGDTVEWNPDGSISFVGRSDDVITTSGYRVGPFDVESALIEHPAVVEAAVIGKPDPERTELVKAFVVLSPQYRAEPALAEELRQHVRKRLAAHAYPREIEFVSELPKTPSGKLQRFILRNQEIAKAQEAAAKNVSA; this is encoded by the coding sequence ATGCGCGATTACTTGTCTTCCACGTCACAGTTCAATTATCAGCACACCGTCGATGCCGCGCTCACAGGGTCGTTGAGCGCGCTCAATGCCTGCGTCGAGTGTTGCGACCGGCATGCCTTGCCGGGGCGCATCGCGCTGTTCTGGGAAGGCCGCGACGGCGCCAGCGCGACCTACACCTTCAGCGACTTGCAGGACAAAGCCGCGCGGTTTGCCAATTTCCTGCTGACCCAGGGCGTGAAGAAGGGCGATAAAGTCGCCGGCCTCTTGCCACGCAACATCGAATTACTGATCACCGTGTTCGCCACCTGGCGCATCGGCGCGGTCTATCAGCCGCTGTTTACCGCCTTCGGCCCGAAAGCCATTGAACATCGCCTCAACAGTTCCGGCGCCAAAGTGGTGGTGACGGATGCGGTTAATCGCCCGAAACTGGCTGAAGTGGCCGACTGCCCGACCATCGTCACTGTTGGCGGTCCCAAGGGCCAGGGCATCGTGCGTGGCGACTTCAGTTTCTGGGCCGAACTGGCCAATTATTCCTCCGAGTGTGAACCGGTATTGCTGACTGGCGAAGACCCGTTCCTGCTGATGTTCACCTCGGGCACCACCGGCCCATCGAAAGCGCTATCGGTACCGCTCAAGGCGATCGTCGCGTTCCAGAGTTACACCCGCGACGCGGTGGATTTGCGCCCTGAAGACGCATTCTGGAACGTCGCCGATCCGGGCTGGGCCTATGGCATCTATTTCGGCGTCACCGGGCCGATGGCGATGGGGCACCCGATCACCTTTTACGATGGCCCGTTCACCCTCGAAAGCACCTGCCGGGTGATCAACAAATACGGGATCACCAACCTCACCGGTTCGCCGACCGCGTACCGTTTGCTGATTGCCGGTGGCGACGAGTTTGCCCGTTCGATCAAGGGCAAGCTACGCATTGTCAGCAGCGCCGGCGAGCCGCTGAACCCGGAAGTGATCCGCTGGTTCGCCGATAACCTCGGCGTGGTGATCCACGACCATTACGGCCAGACCGAACTGGGCATGGTTTTGTGCAATCACCACGGTCTCGAACATCCGGTACACGTCGGCGCTGCCGGCTTCGCTTCGCCGGGCCACCGCATCGTGGTGCTCGACGACGAATACAAAGAACTGGGCGTCGGCCAGCCAGGCATTCTGGCCATTGACCGCACCCAGTCGCCGATGTGCTGGTTCGGTGGTTACGAAGGCGCGCCGACCAAGGCCTTCGTCGGCAACTATTACCTGAGCGGCGACACCGTGGAGTGGAACCCGGACGGCAGCATCAGCTTCGTCGGTCGCAGCGACGACGTGATCACCACCTCCGGCTACCGCGTCGGCCCGTTTGATGTAGAAAGCGCACTGATCGAACACCCGGCAGTGGTCGAAGCCGCCGTCATCGGCAAACCCGATCCGGAGCGCACCGAACTGGTGAAAGCCTTCGTTGTGCTCAGCCCGCAATACCGCGCCGAGCCTGCGCTGGCCGAAGAGCTGCGCCAACACGTGCGCAAGCGTCTGGCGGCGCATGCGTACCCCCGTGAAATTGAATTTGTCAGCGAATTGCCGAAAACCCCAAGCGGCAAATTGCAGCGCTTTATCTTGCGCAACCAGGAAATCGCCAAGGCTCAAGAGGCCGCCGCGAAGAACGTTTCAGCTTGA
- a CDS encoding AraC family transcriptional regulator, with amino-acid sequence MSEKDTISIQLVREALLQSCAPGAATEEVLNKVGIDPALLETTDARVPATAYARLWRLLARRGDDEFFGMDPRKLKSGSLEFLCRCSMVQPSLAAGLTSGLSFLSLMLERMPAQLVRQQSLAEIVLLEDEDPRRAFTYFTYWMIVHGVACWLAGRRIPILAIELRCPAPDFCDDYRVMFSENLRFDRPRTRMIFSADCLDLPIKRSPEELKRFLAHAPANILVKYRDPESLASRIKHDLRQLPAEHWPETEALAQQLCMSASTLRRRLAEEGQTYQGLKDSVRKELAIVWLAEPAISFAEIATRLGFADASSFYKAFRKWSGSNPGHYRSLILNEAD; translated from the coding sequence ATGTCGGAAAAAGACACCATCTCCATTCAACTGGTGCGTGAAGCACTGTTGCAAAGTTGCGCCCCGGGCGCTGCCACCGAAGAGGTGTTGAACAAGGTCGGCATCGATCCGGCGTTGCTGGAAACCACCGACGCCCGTGTTCCGGCCACCGCCTATGCGCGGCTGTGGCGCTTGCTGGCCCGGCGCGGTGACGATGAGTTTTTTGGCATGGACCCGCGCAAGCTCAAGTCCGGCAGTCTGGAGTTTCTCTGTCGTTGCTCGATGGTTCAGCCGAGCCTGGCCGCCGGGCTGACCTCGGGGCTGAGTTTTTTGTCGTTAATGCTTGAGCGCATGCCCGCGCAGCTGGTTCGCCAGCAAAGCCTGGCGGAAATCGTCCTGCTGGAGGACGAAGACCCGCGCCGCGCCTTTACCTACTTCACTTACTGGATGATCGTGCACGGCGTGGCCTGTTGGCTGGCGGGGCGGCGGATACCGATCCTGGCCATTGAGTTGCGCTGCCCGGCGCCGGATTTTTGTGATGACTATCGGGTGATGTTCTCCGAGAACCTGCGGTTCGACCGGCCGCGCACGCGGATGATTTTCTCGGCCGATTGTCTGGATTTGCCGATCAAACGCAGCCCTGAAGAGCTCAAGCGTTTTTTGGCCCATGCGCCGGCGAACATTCTGGTCAAGTATCGCGATCCCGAAAGCCTGGCCAGTCGGATCAAGCACGACTTGCGGCAACTGCCCGCCGAACACTGGCCGGAAACCGAGGCGCTGGCGCAACAACTGTGCATGTCGGCGTCGACCCTGCGTCGACGCCTGGCCGAAGAGGGCCAGACGTATCAGGGGCTCAAGGACAGCGTGCGTAAGGAATTGGCCATCGTCTGGCTGGCCGAACCGGCCATCAGCTTCGCTGAAATCGCCACCCGTTTGGGGTTTGCCGATGCGAGTTCGTTCTACAAGGCGTTTCGCAAGTGGTCGGGGTCAAATCCGGGGCATTATCGGAGTTTGATTCTTAACGAGGCCGACTGA